The following proteins are co-located in the Sphingomonas panacis genome:
- the lptF gene encoding LPS export ABC transporter permease LptF, with the protein MARLIAVPLFSTLVISAMLLVLDRMLRLFDFVATEGGPISVVWRMLANLLPEYLGLGIPIGLLLGVLLAFRRLATSSELDVMRAVGMSYPRLLYVPFLYAAALAAVNFAIVGFIQPDARYSYEKLRFELRTGALGASIKVGEFTHFPNGGTVRIEHSRDNGRKLSGIFVQYADKKGDWYAVTAQSGQFLATDNPDEIIFRLTKGTLVNKAPNFATPRVLTFTSHDLPIALPKYESFRNQGSSNLERTLPQLARLGRDAKADQETRNGSRATFHFRIVEVCTMFLLPLLGLALGVPPKRSSSAIGVFLGIIMIVAYHKVNEYGMAVGGLGKIDPIIALWVPFAVFASLVLWMFYTIAFVPGGQPISALERGASKAAKAIGRLLPRRGREVRT; encoded by the coding sequence ATGGCCCGGCTAATCGCGGTGCCGCTGTTCTCGACACTGGTCATCTCGGCGATGCTGCTGGTGCTCGACCGGATGCTGCGCCTGTTCGATTTCGTCGCGACCGAGGGCGGGCCGATCAGCGTGGTGTGGCGGATGCTCGCCAACCTGCTGCCCGAATATCTCGGCCTCGGCATTCCGATCGGGCTGCTGCTCGGCGTGCTGCTCGCTTTCCGACGGCTCGCCACCTCGTCCGAGCTCGACGTGATGCGTGCGGTCGGGATGAGCTATCCGCGGCTGCTGTACGTGCCGTTCCTGTATGCGGCGGCGCTTGCGGCGGTGAATTTCGCGATCGTGGGCTTCATCCAGCCCGATGCGCGCTATTCCTACGAGAAGTTGCGCTTCGAACTGCGCACCGGCGCGCTCGGCGCGTCGATCAAGGTCGGCGAGTTCACCCACTTCCCCAATGGCGGCACGGTGCGGATCGAGCATAGCCGTGACAACGGCCGCAAGCTCTCGGGCATCTTCGTGCAATATGCCGACAAGAAGGGCGATTGGTACGCCGTGACCGCGCAAAGCGGCCAGTTCCTCGCCACCGACAACCCCGACGAGATCATCTTCCGGCTGACCAAGGGGACGCTCGTCAACAAGGCGCCCAATTTCGCGACGCCGCGCGTGCTGACCTTCACCTCGCACGATCTGCCGATCGCGCTGCCGAAATACGAGAGTTTCCGCAATCAGGGCAGCAGCAACCTCGAACGCACTTTGCCGCAGCTCGCGCGGCTCGGGCGTGACGCGAAGGCGGACCAGGAGACACGCAACGGCAGCCGCGCGACGTTCCATTTCCGCATCGTCGAGGTCTGCACGATGTTCCTGCTGCCGCTGCTCGGCCTCGCGCTCGGCGTTCCGCCGAAGCGCTCCTCCTCGGCGATTGGCGTGTTTCTCGGCATCATCATGATCGTGGCGTACCATAAGGTGAACGAATACGGCATGGCGGTCGGCGGACTGGGCAAGATCGACCCGATCATCGCCTTGTGGGTGCCGTTCGCGGTGTTCGCCAGCCTCGTGCTATGGATGTTCTACACGATCGCGTTCGTGCCGGGCGGCCAGCCGATCAGCGCGCTGGAACGTGGCGCGTCCAAGGCGGCCAAGGCGATCGGCCGGCTGCTGCCGCGCCGCGGCCGGGAGGTGCGGACGTGA
- a CDS encoding putative quinol monooxygenase: MLLIVGTIRFPAENVAAARGAIEALVTATRAEDGCFEYRFAEDVLEPGLIHITERWRDRAALDAHFQTPHIAAWRAAGTTLGVSDRALMLYTVDDGETL; encoded by the coding sequence ATGTTGCTGATCGTCGGCACGATCCGCTTCCCCGCCGAAAACGTCGCCGCCGCGCGCGGCGCGATCGAAGCGTTGGTGACGGCCACCCGCGCCGAAGACGGATGCTTCGAATATCGCTTCGCCGAGGATGTGCTCGAACCCGGCCTGATCCACATCACCGAGCGCTGGCGCGACCGTGCCGCGCTCGACGCGCATTTCCAGACACCGCATATCGCGGCGTGGCGCGCCGCCGGAACAACGCTCGGCGTCAGCGATCGGGCGCTGATGCTTTATACGGTGGACGACGGGGAAACGCTCTGA
- the lptG gene encoding LPS export ABC transporter permease LptG has protein sequence MFPSRTVALYMAKMFLVRTFAILGVLVLVLQSLDLLTESGKILAYAGNGDTQIWHYIGLRVPQIISTFLPYSVLLGAIITLTTLNQNSEVIALKASGLSAHQILAPLIVASFGVALLSFSFNDRIVARATATLDQWQKVNYGPLPIDRGDRSNVWVRDGDDLIQVDQIKGRGNAAILGGVTLFDREGGSLATITKALHGKREGDGWRIWPATRFDLAADKVTPLGSVVIGHGVRPDQFSLSSVDADGLSFGDLQSAIADLTAAGRPTASLEGTLWHKLSGPMSAMLMPLLGAVAAFGIARSGKLFVRAVIGMGLGFLYFVADNFALAMGNLGAYPPFLAAWGAFLLFLMIGETVLIRTEE, from the coding sequence ATGTTCCCGTCGCGCACCGTCGCGCTCTACATGGCGAAGATGTTCCTGGTACGCACCTTCGCGATTCTCGGCGTGCTGGTGCTGGTGCTGCAATCGCTCGATCTGCTCACCGAATCGGGCAAGATCCTCGCCTATGCCGGCAACGGCGACACGCAGATCTGGCATTACATCGGCCTGCGCGTGCCGCAGATCATCTCGACCTTCCTGCCGTATTCGGTACTGCTCGGCGCGATCATAACGCTGACCACGCTCAACCAGAACAGCGAAGTCATCGCGCTCAAGGCGTCGGGGCTGTCGGCGCACCAGATCCTCGCCCCGCTGATCGTCGCGAGCTTCGGCGTCGCGCTGCTGTCGTTCAGCTTCAACGACCGCATCGTCGCGCGCGCCACGGCGACGCTGGACCAGTGGCAGAAGGTCAATTACGGCCCGCTGCCGATCGACCGGGGTGACCGATCGAACGTGTGGGTGCGCGACGGCGACGATCTCATCCAGGTCGACCAGATCAAGGGGCGCGGCAACGCCGCGATCCTCGGCGGCGTGACCTTGTTCGACCGCGAAGGCGGCTCGCTCGCGACGATCACCAAGGCGCTGCACGGCAAGCGCGAGGGCGACGGCTGGCGGATCTGGCCCGCGACTCGCTTCGATCTCGCCGCCGACAAGGTGACGCCGCTCGGATCGGTCGTGATCGGCCACGGGGTACGGCCCGACCAGTTCTCGCTGTCGAGCGTCGATGCCGACGGGCTTTCGTTCGGCGATCTTCAATCCGCGATCGCCGACCTTACCGCCGCCGGACGACCGACCGCATCGCTGGAAGGTACGCTCTGGCACAAGCTATCCGGCCCGATGTCGGCGATGCTGATGCCGCTGCTCGGCGCGGTCGCGGCGTTCGGCATCGCCCGATCGGGCAAGCTGTTCGTGCGCGCGGTGATCGGCATGGGGCTCGGCTTCCTGTACTTCGTCGCCGACAATTTCGCGCTGGCGATGGGCAATCTCGGGGCCTACCCGCCGTTTCTGGCGGCCTGGGGCGCGTTCCTGCTGTTTCTGATGATCGGCGAAACCGTGCTGATCCGCACCGAGGAGTAA
- a CDS encoding fatty acid desaturase family protein, with the protein MTSMTFARRSAADQTDAAARAPIDRKVDDKAMLRAAAELTRDLHAPNPAVYWVDFLTSAVVGYVALAVATLWVSPWAILAGAVAALALYRAGSFIHEITHMKPSAVPGFRLGWNLLFGVPMMVPSFMYEGVHTIHHTRTRYGTVEDPEYLPLALMKPWTLPLFVLTALLAPVALVLRYAVVVPLSLVIPRLRTWLVERASSLAINPAFRRRAPEGELRTRWLWLEAATSVWAIALVALVAGGVIPLRAFAIFLGIYAVSTLLNQIRTLVAHLWENDGEAMSVTAQYLDSVNVPPPSYLPFLWAPVGLRYHALHHLVPSVPYHALGEAHRRLVAALGTESPYHDANHPGLAPLVARLVRSTTGGR; encoded by the coding sequence ATGACGAGCATGACCTTTGCCCGGCGCAGCGCAGCCGATCAGACCGACGCCGCAGCCCGCGCGCCCATCGACCGGAAGGTCGATGACAAGGCGATGCTGCGCGCCGCCGCCGAGCTGACGCGCGACCTCCACGCGCCGAACCCGGCGGTCTACTGGGTGGATTTCCTCACGTCGGCTGTGGTCGGCTATGTCGCGCTGGCGGTGGCGACGCTGTGGGTGTCGCCCTGGGCGATCCTCGCCGGTGCCGTCGCCGCGCTCGCGTTGTACCGCGCGGGCAGCTTCATCCACGAGATCACGCATATGAAGCCGAGCGCGGTGCCCGGCTTCCGCCTGGGCTGGAATCTGCTGTTCGGCGTGCCGATGATGGTGCCATCGTTCATGTACGAAGGCGTCCACACCATCCACCACACCCGCACCCGTTACGGTACGGTCGAAGACCCCGAATATCTGCCGCTCGCGCTGATGAAGCCGTGGACGCTGCCGCTGTTCGTGCTGACGGCGCTGTTGGCGCCGGTCGCTCTTGTGCTGCGCTATGCGGTGGTGGTGCCACTGTCGCTGGTGATTCCGCGCTTGCGGACCTGGCTGGTCGAGCGGGCCTCGTCGCTGGCGATCAACCCGGCCTTCCGCCGCCGCGCGCCAGAGGGCGAATTGCGCACCCGCTGGCTGTGGTTGGAGGCTGCGACCAGTGTCTGGGCGATCGCATTGGTCGCGCTGGTGGCTGGCGGTGTGATCCCGCTACGCGCCTTCGCGATCTTCCTCGGCATCTACGCCGTCTCGACTCTGCTCAATCAGATCCGCACGCTGGTCGCGCATCTGTGGGAGAATGACGGCGAAGCGATGAGTGTCACCGCGCAATATCTTGACAGCGTCAACGTGCCGCCGCCGAGTTACCTGCCGTTCCTGTGGGCGCCCGTGGGCCTGCGCTATCATGCGCTTCACCATCTCGTGCCGAGCGTGCCGTATCATGCGCTGGGCGAGGCGCATCGCCGGCTCGTCGCCGCGCTGGGCACCGAGTCGCCGTATCACGATGCGAACCATCCCGGCCTCGCCCCGCTGGTTGCGCGGCTGGTCCGCAGCACGACCGGCGGCCGCTGA